Proteins from a single region of Ananas comosus cultivar F153 linkage group 3, ASM154086v1, whole genome shotgun sequence:
- the LOC109707782 gene encoding dirigent protein 4, with protein MATSKRVQTLLLLAFFVCVFAHRFPALGAHPLLGAEKLTKVHFFLHDTLSGSKPSAVLVAHRENHTGFPNDPTPFGTAFVIDDPLTAGPELDSGVVGNAQGLYVSSRQGPLSLVLGVDFELTAGPYSGSSFVVFSRNPVTEPHRELAVVGGRGAFRLARGFAQLHTHYLNTTNGDAVIEYDVTLLHY; from the coding sequence atggCTACTTCAAAGAGAGTTCAAACCCTGCTTCTCCTCGCCTTCTTTGTATGCGTCTTTGCACACCGCTTTCCGGCGCTCGGCGCCCACCCGCTGCTTGGCGCTGAGAAGCTGACGAAGGTGCACTTCTTCCTCCACGACACCCTCAGCGGTAGCAAGCCCTCCGCGGTGCTCGTCGCGCACCGCGAGAACCACACGGGGTTCCCGAACGACCCGACGCCCTTCGGCACCGCGTTCGTGATCGACGACCCCCTGACGGCGGGGCCCGAGCTCGATTCGGGCGTGGTCGGCAACGCACAGGGCCTCTACGTGTCGTCACGCCAGGGACCGCTGTCCCTCGTGCTGGGCGTCGACTTCGAGCTCACAGCGGGGCCCTACAGCGGTAGCTCGTTCGTGGTGTTCTCGAGAAACCCCGTGACGGAGCCGCACAGGGAGCTCGCCGTCGTCGGCGGCCGCGGCGCGTTCCGCCTGGCCCGGGGCTTCGCGCAGCTGCACACGCACTACTTGAACACGACGAACGGAGACGCCGTGATAGAGTACGATGTCACCTTGCTGCACTACTGA